One Nicotiana sylvestris chromosome 12, ASM39365v2, whole genome shotgun sequence genomic window carries:
- the LOC104219565 gene encoding small ribosomal subunit protein eS17-like produces the protein MGRVRTKTVKKSSRQVIERYYSKMTLDFHTNKKILEEVAIIPSKRLRNKIAGFSTHLMKRIQKGPVRGISLKLQEEERERRMDFVPDESAIQTDRIEVDKETIDLLASLGMSELPGVVLKEEQPVAIAAPVGFGGRGGFGGAGGRRGGY, from the coding sequence ATGGGGCGTGTTCGTACGAAGACAGTGAAGAAATCTTCACGCCAAGTCATCGAACGTTACTACTCAAAAATGACCTTAGATTTCCACACAAATAAGAAGATTCTCGAAGAAGTAGCCATCATCCCATCAAAGCGTCTCCGCAACAAAATTGCTGGATTCTCCACTCATTTAATGAAGCGGATCCAAAAGGGTCCAGTAAGAGGAATTTCTCTCAAGTtacaagaagaagaaagagaacgTCGTATGGACTTTGTACCTGATGAATCTGCTATTCAAACTGAtagaattgaagttgataaggaaACTATTGACTTGCTTGCTTCTTTGGGTATGAGTGAACTACCTGGTGTTGTGCTTAAGGAAGAACAGCCCGTGGCTATAGCTGCGCCTGTTGGGTTCGGTGGACGTGGTGGATTTGGTGGCGCTGGTGGTAGACGTGGTGGGTATTGA